The Antarcticibacterium flavum genome contains the following window.
ACTTTTTGGATAGTATAACTTACAGGGCCCGCGACCTTGGCCGGCTCATAGGGACAGATCACGCTGAGGGCTTTACTGTAGAGCGCTATGCTGCAGTAGATTCCATTTTTGACCTAATTTAATTTTATTTTTTTCTTTGCAGAATTACAGAAATAATATACATTTGCAACCGCTAATAAATGGTGGTTGTAGCTCAGCTGGTTAGAGCGCCTGATTGTGGTTCAGGAGGTCGCCGGTTCGAACCCGGTCTTCCACCCTTTTTAAGGCTCCTTAGGAAACTAAGGAGCTTTTTTTTGCTTATAACTTATTGACTTTATACCAGAACCTTATTTCGGATCAAGCATGATTGTTGGGGACTAAGCAAAAATTGTAGTTAATCTAAACAGGAAGAATTCTATATTTTTTACTCCTTTGAATTTCTCACATCTCACATCTTCTAACTTATCTCACTTCTCACTTCTCACTTCTCACTTCTCACTTCTCACTTCTCAATACTCAATACTCAATACTCAATACTCATTGGTATCCGATTAAATTAATGTGAATTTAAGTTAAGCCATGCTACATATAGTCCGAGGTCTTGTCAACCTCCACATTGGGGTGGTTTTGAAACTAAAATAGTTTAAGAATCAAGGCTTTTTAAAATTGAATAAATCTCGTATTTCCATAGACATATATTTTAGTCCAGGTTCTATATTCCAGCAGCGGAAGCGGTCTAAATTCTTGTACCGGACAATAATGACTCAATACTCACTTCTCAATACTCAATACTCAATACTCACTTCTCAATACTCACTTCTCAACACTCAATGCTCAATACTCACTTCTCAATACTCAATACTCAATACTATCATGGAATAAGAAAAGTTTTCTCCCACTCTTCATCTTTTTTCTCGAAAAGCGCTCTTAGTCTATTGGGCTCTGCACGTAATTTGAGATACTCTATTCCATCGGGTACCAGTTCAAGTACGGCAAAATTGAGATCATTGGTCCTCTTCACCTCAAGGGGATTTTTTATCTTTTTTCCCGGGGGGTATTTAGTGTTATAATCATTAATAGACCTGCCGTCTACCTTCAAGCGGTGGTCTTCCCAAAGTTCATCATCGGTATGTAATTTGATCTTGCCGCGTAAAAATAGTTGTAAATGCAGCAGGTGGTTGTAAAATACCACACTGGCGGCGGGGTTGGCCCGTAGATGCTCAATTTTAGAGGACCTAATATCAGTATAAAATAGCAAACTCTTCTTTTTTGTAACCTTCCTCAAGTTGACAAAGCGTTGTTTTATTTGGGTGGGGGTTTCAAACGTAGCCAGGCTGCAAATATTGAAGGGGTGGTTCTCCTCCCTGGCTCCACATTCAAGTTCTTTCCAGGTTTCAGTAAAAAGATCGTTAAGCATAATAAAGTTTTAAGATCCCGGAATGAATAGATCGTTCAGGAAATGAATCTTTTTTATATTCCCGGTTTCTTAAATTTAAGAAAAAAATATAAAATAACCCTTTATAGATAGTTTAGAAGTTACAAAAGAATGGCGTGTTAATCGATCTCATATTCAAGCCTCATGGTAATTGAGGCTGTTTTGTTTTTATCCTGAGTATTATAGGCTCCACTCCAGCTGTAATCCTCCCCGCTATTTTGCCCTGTGATCTGGAAAACACCCATCGTGGCGCTGTTAAGATCCCCAAGTTTTTCGCCGCTGTTTTCTGCGATCTTCTCAGCTCTTAGCCTTGCATCTTCCGTAGCCTTTGAGATCATAGCGATCTTAAGATCTGCGATTTTGGTGTAATAATATCTTGGAGGAGAGGAATTGAACTGTACTCCCAGATTTAGTAGTTCTGTGATCTCCCGGGAGACATTTTCAATAAGTTCCACATCATTCGATTCTATTTTTATAGTTTGTACTAATTCGTAACCTTTAAAAGTACTACCTACGTAATTTCCGTTTTGATACTGGTTCTCCTGCTGTTCAATCGTTTGCACTGAATTAAAGACAATATTATTTGCAGGAATGCCTTTATCAATAAGATATTTTCTCACAGTTTCCTTATCCCTGTTTACTTCATCATAAGCCTGTTTCAGGTCTGGGCTCATCCGGCTAAAACGGCCTTCCCAAACAATAAGATCTGATGTGAAATTCTCGCTTCCAGATCCCGTCACAGCGATCACACCCTGGGGTTGAGCTCTTTTGACATAAGCATTTCCAAGAAACAGCGAGGCAAGAACAATGGCGATTGAAAATATGATTGCAGTGATGTATTTCATATAGGGGAAATTAGCTATCTAAAGGTATAAAATTAAAGTTAGCATAGGTCATTATTGGTTCAAATTACTATTTTTGCCTATGCAAAAAAACGTACTCATTTTAGACTTCGGGTCGCAGTATACACAATTAATTGCCAGACGTGTAAGAGAGCTCAACATCTACTGCGAGATCCATCCTTATAACAAAATACCTAATGACCTTTCAGGTTTTAAAGCAGTGATCCTCTCGGGAAGCCCTTTCTCTGTAAGAGGAGAAGATGCACCGCACCCGGACCTTTCCCAAATTAGGGGAAAACTACCGGTCCTTGCAGTTTGCTATGGTGCCCAATATCTGGCCCACTTCAATGGAGGAAAGGTTGAAGCCTCTGAAA
Protein-coding sequences here:
- a CDS encoding pyridoxamine 5'-phosphate oxidase family protein, whose product is MLNDLFTETWKELECGAREENHPFNICSLATFETPTQIKQRFVNLRKVTKKKSLLFYTDIRSSKIEHLRANPAASVVFYNHLLHLQLFLRGKIKLHTDDELWEDHRLKVDGRSINDYNTKYPPGKKIKNPLEVKRTNDLNFAVLELVPDGIEYLKLRAEPNRLRALFEKKDEEWEKTFLIP
- a CDS encoding SIMPL domain-containing protein, which encodes MKYITAIIFSIAIVLASLFLGNAYVKRAQPQGVIAVTGSGSENFTSDLIVWEGRFSRMSPDLKQAYDEVNRDKETVRKYLIDKGIPANNIVFNSVQTIEQQENQYQNGNYVGSTFKGYELVQTIKIESNDVELIENVSREITELLNLGVQFNSSPPRYYYTKIADLKIAMISKATEDARLRAEKIAENSGEKLGDLNSATMGVFQITGQNSGEDYSWSGAYNTQDKNKTASITMRLEYEID